The following proteins are co-located in the Nocardia bhagyanarayanae genome:
- a CDS encoding DUF6193 family natural product biosynthesis protein: protein MSRQPRQHIVRLYPEVGVAGSLRAAMQAELDRVGYTLTASLTNSPGWWDCATRVGDDRRHVTTVLGGEQRWFTMDFWERGVMMAHGSTADLVASAAAIGLWQTGSRLRELQAASSFVRFGELAEAYERGDPVETKWKIYRRTRAPHIDHDLIEAAYAQPRLRTLFPYTSHESLRLSRCTREPFTDDLPAIIPLSDGTYQIIGPRPRSPIGHANTPSEAVSLLIHHLPDNCGPAVDATAVELGNF from the coding sequence ATGTCTCGGCAACCGCGGCAACACATCGTGCGTCTGTATCCCGAGGTCGGGGTGGCCGGGAGCCTGCGGGCCGCGATGCAGGCCGAGCTCGACCGCGTCGGCTATACGCTGACAGCGTCGCTGACCAACTCTCCCGGCTGGTGGGACTGCGCAACCCGTGTCGGGGACGACCGCAGGCACGTGACGACCGTCCTCGGCGGCGAACAGCGCTGGTTCACCATGGACTTCTGGGAACGCGGCGTCATGATGGCCCACGGCAGCACTGCTGACCTGGTCGCCTCGGCCGCAGCGATCGGCCTGTGGCAGACAGGGTCTCGCCTGCGCGAGTTACAGGCCGCATCGTCATTTGTCCGGTTCGGCGAACTCGCCGAAGCCTACGAGCGGGGCGACCCCGTCGAAACCAAGTGGAAGATCTACCGTCGAACACGAGCCCCCCATATCGACCACGACTTGATCGAGGCGGCCTATGCCCAGCCCCGGCTACGGACGCTCTTCCCCTACACCAGCCACGAGTCGTTGCGCCTTAGCCGTTGCACCCGAGAGCCTTTCACCGACGATCTCCCCGCGATCATTCCTCTGTCCGACGGAACCTACCAAATCATCGGACCCAGACCTCGATCACCCATCGGACACGCGAACACCCCATCGGAGGCCGTCAGCCTCTTGATACACCACCTCCCCGACAACTGCGGACCAGCCGTCGACGCGACCGCCGTGGAACTCGGCAACTTCTGA
- a CDS encoding TetR/AcrR family transcriptional regulator codes for MAETGGSGSSAPRKRADARRNEKTLLDAAAAAFVSSGVDAPVRDIAARAGVGVGTIYRHFPTRADLIVAVYQHQVEACAEAGPALLADSKTPHAALARWINLFVDFLVTKHGLAEALQSGDPTFEALHSYFLDRLVPVCTQLLDAAAAAGEIRPDMEAYELLRGVGNLCIGAGNTPRYDARRMVELLIAGLRRH; via the coding sequence ATGGCCGAAACCGGCGGATCGGGATCGTCGGCCCCGCGGAAGCGGGCCGACGCCCGGCGTAACGAAAAGACACTGTTGGACGCGGCCGCGGCGGCTTTCGTCTCGTCCGGCGTCGACGCCCCCGTACGCGACATCGCCGCACGCGCGGGTGTCGGCGTCGGCACGATCTATCGCCATTTCCCTACGCGCGCCGATCTCATCGTCGCCGTCTACCAGCATCAGGTCGAGGCATGCGCGGAGGCCGGTCCGGCCCTGCTGGCCGACAGCAAAACGCCGCACGCCGCCCTGGCGCGGTGGATAAACCTCTTCGTAGACTTCCTGGTCACCAAGCACGGCCTGGCCGAGGCGTTGCAGTCCGGCGACCCCACCTTCGAGGCCTTGCACAGCTATTTCCTCGACCGTCTCGTCCCCGTATGCACCCAGCTGCTCGACGCCGCTGCCGCGGCCGGCGAGATTCGCCCCGACATGGAGGCTTACGAGCTCTTGCGCGGCGTCGGAAATCTGTGCATCGGCGCGGGTAACACTCCCCGCTACGACGCGCGACGCATGGTCGAACTTCTCATCGCAGGATTGCGCCGCCACTGA
- a CDS encoding aldo/keto reductase — protein MQYRTLGRTGVQVRTLVLGAMNFGSLGRTTQDEATAMVDAAVDAGINLIDTADWYSQGESEEMVGKAIAGRRDDLVLATKAAMPMSDERNHRGGSRRWLVTALDNSLRRLGVDHVDLYQIHRWDPSTSDEETLSALTDLQRAGKIRYFGSSTFPAYRIVQGQWAARENHLSRYVTEQPCYSILQRGIETHVLPVTEQYGLGVLAWSPLASGWLSGAIREDRQITTHRSSFMPQRFDTSIPSNRAKMAAVEQLAELADASGLTMIQLALGFVTAHRAVTSAIIGPRTMDHLRSQLAAADTVLSSDVLDAIDAIVAPGADLAPDEKHDTPPALLDATQRRR, from the coding sequence ATGCAGTACCGCACCTTGGGCCGCACCGGCGTGCAGGTCCGCACCCTCGTGCTCGGCGCGATGAATTTCGGCAGTTTGGGACGCACTACTCAGGACGAGGCCACCGCCATGGTCGACGCGGCCGTGGACGCGGGGATCAATCTGATAGACACCGCCGACTGGTACAGCCAGGGAGAATCGGAGGAGATGGTCGGCAAGGCCATCGCGGGCCGCCGCGACGACCTCGTACTGGCCACGAAGGCGGCCATGCCGATGAGCGACGAGCGCAACCACCGGGGCGGTTCGCGCCGCTGGTTGGTCACCGCCTTGGACAACAGCCTGCGCCGTCTCGGCGTCGACCATGTCGATCTCTACCAGATCCACCGCTGGGACCCGAGCACCAGCGACGAGGAGACGCTGTCGGCGTTGACCGATCTACAGCGCGCGGGCAAGATTCGCTACTTCGGCTCCTCGACGTTCCCCGCGTACCGCATCGTGCAAGGACAGTGGGCGGCAAGAGAGAACCACCTGAGCCGTTACGTCACCGAGCAACCCTGCTACTCGATCCTGCAGCGCGGCATCGAGACTCACGTCCTACCCGTGACCGAGCAGTACGGGCTCGGCGTGCTGGCATGGAGCCCGCTGGCCTCGGGCTGGTTGTCGGGCGCGATTCGCGAGGACCGCCAAATCACCACGCACCGTTCATCGTTCATGCCGCAACGCTTCGACACGAGCATCCCGTCCAACCGGGCCAAAATGGCGGCCGTCGAACAGCTGGCCGAACTCGCCGACGCGTCCGGTCTGACGATGATCCAGCTCGCGCTCGGTTTCGTCACCGCACACCGCGCAGTGACCAGCGCGATCATCGGCCCCCGCACCATGGACCACCTGCGTTCGCAGCTCGCCGCCGCCGACACCGTGCTCTCCAGCGATGTGCTCGACGCGATCGACGCGATCGTCGCTCCCGGTGCCGACCTCGCTCCGGACGAGAAGCACGACACGCCCCCCGCCCTGCTCGACGCCACCCAGCGGCGTCGCTGA
- a CDS encoding TetR/AcrR family transcriptional regulator: protein MTPRGERTRTKLIEAAELVFARLGYLETRVADIVAEAGVAHGTFYVYFDSKEAIFHAVVLNLITDMRAKVRSRLGAQPRTAVEAIESAVRAYVLAFRDHQRMMLMWAEVAGLNPDIEQLRQAEIDLFIDRAEKMILRLQDNRLAALDIDANYAATALCGMVREFCYQWAKADVDIDADAAAATLSTLWVRGIGVVHRAPPV, encoded by the coding sequence TTGACGCCGCGGGGAGAACGAACTCGCACCAAATTGATCGAGGCCGCCGAGCTCGTCTTCGCGCGGCTGGGATACCTGGAGACCCGGGTCGCCGACATCGTCGCCGAGGCGGGGGTCGCACACGGGACCTTCTACGTCTACTTCGACTCCAAGGAAGCGATCTTCCACGCGGTGGTGCTGAATCTCATCACCGACATGCGCGCAAAGGTGCGCTCGCGGCTCGGCGCCCAGCCCCGGACCGCCGTCGAGGCGATCGAATCGGCGGTGCGGGCGTACGTCCTCGCCTTCCGCGACCACCAACGGATGATGCTCATGTGGGCTGAAGTCGCCGGCCTCAACCCCGACATCGAGCAGCTTCGTCAAGCCGAGATCGATCTGTTCATCGACCGGGCCGAGAAGATGATCCTCCGGTTACAGGACAACCGCCTCGCCGCCCTCGATATCGACGCCAACTATGCGGCGACGGCGTTGTGCGGCATGGTGCGTGAATTCTGTTATCAGTGGGCCAAGGCCGATGTCGACATCGATGCCGACGCGGCCGCCGCCACCCTGTCCACGTTGTGGGTGCGCGGCATCGGTGTCGTCCACCGTGCGCCGCCGGTGTGA